Within Halarchaeum grantii, the genomic segment GGACGGCGTAGCCGACGGCGACGGCGTACGTCACGGCGACGAGGCCGACGAGCGGGGCGACGGCGAGCGCGGGGAAAGCGAGGAGGGCGAGGAGACCGCAGGCGGCGGCGAGCCGAGCGAGGCCCTCGGGCGCCGTCCGCCAGCCGAGGTCGTCGAGCGTCGCGGCGAGGCCGTCGGGGGCGGGGACGGGCCAGTCCGGAAGTCGGGCGGCGGCACGGCCGAGCGCGTCGTCGATGGCGGGGAAGGGGCGGGTCACGAGACCACCGTGTTCGCGAACGCGTCCTCGCGCGCCGCGAGCGCGTCGCGGACGTCCGCCTCCGTCTCGCCGGGATGGGCGAGCGACTCGAGCAGCCGGCTCGGGCCATCAACGAGCCGGCGGGTCGGGGCGAGGCGCGTGCCGTCGAGGGCGTAGAGCGCGTGGAACGCCTCACCGGTGTACTCCTCGACGCTGACGACGCGGTGGACGCCGTCGACGAGTCCGGCGGTGACGACGAGGTCAGTCGCGGCGAACGCCGAGGGCTCGACGCCGAGGTCGGAGACGACGCGCTCGCGGACGGCGTCGCCGTTCTCGCCGTGGATGGTGCCGAGGACCGCGCTGACGTGTGCGCCGATACGCATCGCCTCGTAGAGCGTCCCGGCTTCGGTGCCCCGGACTTCGCCGACGACGAGTGCGCCCTCGCCGAGGCGGAGCGCGGTGCGCAGGGCGTCGTCGGGCGTGAGGCCGTCGCCGTCGAGGTCGGTCATGAGGCCCTGGACGTCGCGGCCGTCGCGCTGGAGTGCGGTGACCGGGAGTTCGGGGGTGTCCTCGACGACGACGGTGCGGACGTCGCGCGGGAGCTCGCGGAGGAGCGCGGCGAGGAGGGTGGTCTTCCCGGCGCCACGGGCGCCCGCGACGAGGCCGGCGGCACCGCGCTCGACGGCGAGCGAGCAGAGCGCGGCCGCCTCGGCGGGGAGCGAGCCGGCGGCGACGAGGCGGGCGAGCGTCCACGCGTCGTCGCCGTGTGCGCGGAACGCGAAGCCGGGTCCGTCGCTGGCGGGGCCGGTGACGCCGGCGACGCGGACGCGGCGGCCCGCGACGTCCTCGGCGACAGCGTCGAGCGTCGGGTCGGCGCTGGAGAACGCGCGGCCGCTCCCGGCGCGGAAGCGCGAGGCGAGCGCGGCGGCGCCCTCGGCGGTGAGCCGAACGTTCGTCCGGTGGCGCTCGCCCGCGCAGCGGACGTAGAGCGGCGTCGCGTCGGCGGGCGCGGGCGCGAAGACGTCAGTGACGCGCTCGTCGGCGAAGAGGTCGTCGAGGACGCCGTAGCCCTGCGTGTGCTTGCGGAGGACGCGCGCGAGCGACTGGACGCGCGCCGGGTCGTCGCAGACGGCGGCGACGGCGCGGTCGGCTCGGGGTTCGTCGCCGGCGACGAGTCGGTCGGTGGCGGCGTCGAGGACGCCGTAGTCGGCGTCGGTGAGCCGCGCCTCGGGCGGGTCGAGGTGGTAGACGGGGAGCGCGCCCGGCCGGTCGTAGCAGCGCACGGTCGTCTCGGTGGCGACGTCGCTCACGTCACGGAGCGCGGCGTCACCGGGCGGCGACGGATCGACGCGCGCGAGCGCGACGGCCGGCCCGACGTAGGCGGCGTAGGGATCGTCGACGGCGGCGGCGTCCGCGAGGCCGCTCTCGTCGAGGAGCGACGCGACGGGACCGACGCGGCCGGCGGCTTCGCGGGCGGCGGCGAGCGGGTCGCGGCGGGCGTGCGCGGCGAGCCCGGGGTCGGTGGCGGCGACCCGCGCGGCGAACGACCCGGCGGCGCCGAGGAGCGCGGCGGTCCGGTCGGCGTAGCGGCGTTCGAGGCCGGCGGATTCGACGCGGACGGTGTCGGTGCGCCGGCCGTCGAGGGCAGTGACGGCGGCCTCGCGGCAGTCGGGGGCCTCGGCGAGCGACCCACGGCCGGGGCAGTCGCTCGCGTCGATGCGGAGGGCGCCGTCGGCGTACGTCGGGACGCACGTACACGCCGGCGTGTCGGGGGCCGTGGTGGGGAGGAGGTCGCGGAGCGTCATGCGTCGCCGTGGGCGCGCCCTCACGTATAAACCCGCGCGCCGCGTTGCGCGGTCACGAGGACGGTCGGGCGGCCGTCGTAGCGGACGTAGCGGAGGCCGAGCGTCGCGCGGTCGGTGACGGCGAGGCCGGTGTCGTCGGGTGCGACGGTGCCGTTCGCGACGATGCGGACGTCGACGGGCAGAGGAGTAGTGTGCGTCCGAGTGCCGGCACGGACGACGAGGACGTCGGTCGTCGCGGCGTCACCGTGACCGGTCCCGACGAGGAGCGCCGCGCGCGCCGTCGTGACGTCGGCGGGCGGGACGGAGACGGTGACGGTGCGGGTCGCGGCGGGCGCACCGGGCGGTGCGGGCGTGCTCGCGGCGAGCGCGACGACGGCGTCACGGACGTCGTCGGCGGCGGTCTGGCCGGCGTGTGCGGCGTTACTCGCGCGTGCGTCCTCGACGGCGGGGGCGGCGGCGACGGTGAGGGCGGCGGCGAGCACGACGGCGAGCGCGACGCGGAGCGGCGTCACTTCCCGAGGAGACGTGCGAGGAACCCGGCGTCACGGCTATCGGCATTCTGCGCCGGTTCCGGCGTGGGGTCCGGGTCGGGGAGGTCGGGAATCGGGTGGGCGGCGGGCGGCCGCTCGGCGGCGGCGAGCGCGGCGTTCGCGCGGCGCTCGACCGACTCGTTCACCGCCTCAAAGTCGCCGACGTACCCCTGGAGGGCCTGCGTCGCCGCGTCGAGGTCGTCGAGGCGGCGTTCGACGGTGTCGAGGCGGTCGGCGAGCGCGGCGATGTCGTCGGCCGGGGTGTCGCCGCCGGGGTCGGTGTCGTGCGCGAGGCGTTCGACGGCGCGGAGGCGCGCGTCCAGCGACGCGACGTCGGGAGCGCGGGCGTCACGTCGGGTCTCGCGGTGGGCGGTTTCGGGGCGGGGTGTCTCGGGCGGCATGCGCCGGGGTGGGCCCGCGACCCTACAAGAAGGTTAGCCCCGGACGAGGCTGCCGCCGTCGAACTCGGTGGCGTCGAAGTCGATCTCCATGAGGTCGAGCATCGTCGGCGTCAGGTCGAAGAGGTTGGCCTCGTCGATGGAGACGCGGGGGTCGTCGGTGACGAGCGTCGCGTTCTCGAAGGAGTGCATGCCGTTACGCGGGCCCTTCTCGAATATCTCCTCGGACCCACGGAAGCCGGCCTTCAGGTCGAAGCCGTGGTTCGGGATGGCGACGAGGTCGGGCGCGATTTCGTCGTGCGCGCCCGCGAAGGCGTCCTCCTTCTCGACGACGCGCTCGACGACCGGTTCGCCGTCCGGGCCTTCGAGGGATTCGATGGCCGCCTTGAGTTCGTCGCGGACCTCGTGGTAGTCCTCCTCGGGGACGCTCCCGTCGGGTTCGCGCCCTTCGAGGTTGAGGTAGAAGCGCCCGGGGACGAAGGCGTACGCGCGGGTGTCGTTGTCGATATCGCCGAGGCTGTCGTGCTCGTCGGACTCGAAGGAGAGCCATCCCTCGTCCTCGAGCCACTGGTTGAGGTGGACTTCGTAGTCGAGCGTGGTGAAGCCGTGGTCGGAGGCGATGACGAAGGTGACGTCGTCGGGCGCGGCGTCGCGGAGCTTCCCGATGTACTCGTCGACCTGCCGGTAGAAGTCGAGGAACTCCTCCTTGTGCTCGCCGTCGCGCTGGTAGTCCTCGAAGAGGAAGTGGTTCACGCGGTCGGTGGTCATGAAGACCCCGAAGAAGAGGTCCCAGTCGTCTCCGGTGAGGTAGTGGTCGAAGGCCTCGTAGCGTTTGTCGAGGGTGCGGTGGGCGTCGTCGATGAACTCCGATTTGTCCTCCTTGTGGCCGAGTTTGGCGTTGACGTCGATGCGGTAGCCCTGCTCGTCGAGGTAGTCGGCGACGTCGCTCGGGTTGGAGGCCTTCTTCACGCCGGGGGAGAGGAACCCGGAGACCATCCGGTCGACGTTGCGCTGGGGCGGGAAGGTGACGGGGACGTTGAAGACGGACGCGGAGCGGTCGGCGTCGGTGACGCGGTCCCAGACCCGGGTCGCCTGCACGTCGCGGCCCATCGGAACGTAGGTGTCGTAGGTTCCTGTCTCGCGGTCCTGAAAGCCGTAGACGCCGGTCTTTCCGGGGTTGACGCCGGTGGTCAGGGAGGGCCAGCAGGCGCTCGATTCGGGGGGCACGATGCTCTCGATGGCGCCGCCGGCACCGTTCTCGGCGATCTCGGTGAGGTTCTCGAACACCCCGGGGTTGTCCGCGACGAGCGAGTACGGCACGCCGTCGATACCGATGAAGGCGACCCGTGGCCCGTCGTCACCACGGAGTCGGTCGAAGAGTCCCATACGGTTCCTTTCACCGAGCGCCATAAGAACCTTCGTTCGTGACGACGTTTCGCCTCTGCCTACGACTCGCGCCACACCGCTACCGGGGCACAGAACCCGTCGGCGCGTGTCGCGCCGGCCCCGGTGGCGTTACGCGTCCTCGCGGTCGCCGTCCTCGTCGGCGTCGGGATCGAAGTTCTCGGGGACGACGGTGAGGTGGTCGAGACCCGCCGTGGCGTGCTCCGTGGACATACGTGTTCGAAGGGCGGATACGGGCAAAAGATTACCCATACGCATAACGAATCGGTCGGGGCGGCGCGATTCCTACCGGTAATCGGGACGGGAGAAACGTGAGAGCGGGACCATACGGTTCGGCGTTTCTCGGCGGTCGTGCGTTCCGAGGACCGCCGGAGTCGTGTTACTCGCGGGTCACTTCGTTCCCCGCTCGCGAGCTCGTCCGACGCGCCGCGTCGGACTACTCGAAGTGCTCCTCGTAGAGGTCCTGGGCGTGTTCGATGGCGTCCTTGGCGGATCGGGCGTCCTCCCAGTCGCCGACGGAGACCTCCTTGCCCTCTTCGAGGTTCTTGTACGTCTCGAAGAACTCCGCGATCTCGGCCTTCTTCTGGTCGGTGAGGTCCTCGACGTCCTCGATGTGGTCGTAGCGCGGGTCCTCCTCGGGGACGGCGATGACCTTGTCGTCCTGCTCGCCGTCGTCGTCCATCTTCATGAGTGCGACGGGGCGAGCCTCGATGACGCACTCGGGGAACGTCTGGTCCTTCACGAGGACGAGGACGTCGAAGGGGTCCCCGTCGTCGTAGTAGGTCTGCGGCATGAAGCCGTAATCCGAGGGGTAGTGGACGTTGCTGTGGAGGACGCGGTCGAGCACCGTGCCCGGGATGTCCTTGTCGTACTCGTACTTGTTGCGTTCGCCCTTCAGGCACTCGACGACCGCGTAGACGGTGTCGGGCGCGTCGGGCCCGGTTTCGAGGTCTTCCCAGAGATTGACCATGGCGGTTCTGTCTGTGTCGGACGCCGTAAAGGGCCTTTCGGGTTACAGAGCCATGATAAAACTTCCCGTTCGCTTGAGAAGCGTTTAAATACACTGCATGTCATTAAATTAGGTATGTCAGAGGCACAACCCACGGTGCGCACCGTCGCCCGTGATCTGACAGCGTTCCAGAAGAACATCCTCGTAGTCCTCGCGGAAGAACCGCGATACGGGCTCGCCGTCAAGCGCGAGCTCGAGGACTATTACGACGAGGAGGTCAACCACGGGCGGCTCTACCCGAACCTCGACGACCTCGTCAACAAGGGGCTCGTCGAGAAGAGCGAACTCGACAAGCGCACCAACCAGTACGCGCTGACCGACGACGGCCTCGAGGCCGTCCTCGACGACCTCTCGTGGGCGCTCGGGAAGTTCATCGTGAACGACGAGCGCGCCGCGACGGTCCGCGACGTCGTCGCCGAGAACCAGTAACGTATCGACGCGTGGACGACGCCGGGGCCGTCGTCTACGTCGGCAGTTCTTTTCCGGCCGCTTCGAACGCGTAGCGAAGCGACTCCGTGACGGCGTCGCGCTGGTCCGCGCTCGGCCACGCGTTGCGCACGAAGTAGTCCTCGCGGAACTCCGCGAGTTCCTCGGCGGTGAGTTCCTCGACGGCTTTCGCGTAGTGGTTGCTCGCGAACGCCGCGAGCGCCGTCGCCGTCTCGCCGTGGAGGCTCCCGTGGGCCTCGTGGACGCGCCGGGCGATCTCGCGGTTGTGCTCGGCGACGTCGTCCCAGCGCTCGGGGTCGCCGGGGCCGCCGAGCGGTCGCTCGACGGCGTCCGTGGGGTCGACGGCGTCCATGCGGATCGTCCCGGAGTCGTCGAGCCACGACTCGGGGTAGCAGACGAGCGTGACGTGGCCGTCGTCCTCGCGCTCGCGCGCGACGTAGCCGTGTTCGCCGAGGAGGGTTGCGCGCTCCTCGCGGTAGACGCTCGCTTCGTCCTCGTCGGTCGCGCGGCGCGCGAGCCGAGTGAGCCGTTCGGCCTCCTCGACCGTGTCGTCCGGCAGGTCAAGCATCGTCGAGTGCATCGTTGGCGAGTTCGTCCGCGCGCTCGTTCACTTCGCGCGGGACGTGCGTTATCGACCAGTCGTCGAACTCGGACAGGAGCTCGCGGGCGCGAACGCGGCGCTCGCGGAGGTCGGGGTCGTTCGTGTCCCACTCGCCGGTCACCTGCTTGGCGACGAGTTGGGAGTCACCGCGCAGTTCGATCTCGTCGAAGCCGAAGTCGACGGCGGCTTCGAGGACGGCGAGGAGGGCCTCGTACTCCGCGCGGTTGTTCGTCATCGTCCCGATGGTCGCGCCGCCCTCGGCGACGATGCCGTCCCCGGGCGAGACGAGCACCCAGCCGACGGCGGCCGGCCCCGGGTTCCCGCGCGACGCGCCGTCGAAGTAGCCGTGAACGCGCCCGCCGTGCTCCTCGATGACGGCGAGGGCGTCCATCGGGCTCGCGCCCTGCACGACCACTTGGTCGTCGTAGGCGACGACGGTGGCGTCGCCGACGGTGGCGCGCCAGCGCTCGTGCTCGGTGTTCCCCTCGGTGACGTCCGCGTCCGCCGCGTCGAGGCGCTCGCGGGCGACGTCGGGGTCGCAGTCGATGACCGGCATTCGGTGTATCGTGGGGCGGCGGCGAGTAAATGGGTTGTCGTTCGGTGCGAGGCCGAGCGTAGCGAGGCCTCGATACGGCGAGCGGCGAAGCCGTGAGTCACGCGGCAACCGAACGAACGTGAGGGCGCCGCACCCAGAGCGAGCGGCGAAGCCGCGAGCCGCGCGGCAGCCGGGCGCCATCGGGGGGGGACGCACCCGGAGTCCAACGAAGAGCGAGCGTCGCGCTCGCGGCGGTCCGAAGGGGTTTTGCTCGCCCGGAGTGATACCCCGAGGCATGAACTCCCCGTGGGCCGACTGGGATCACGTTCTCAAGGTCGACCCGGACAAGGACCTCGTGGACGACGAGACGTTCGACGACGTCTGCGAGACCGGGACGGACGCCATCGAGATCGGCGGGACGCTCGACGTGACGAGCGACAAGATGCGGCGCGTCATCGACGCCTGCCGGACGCACGACGTCCCGCTCTATCAGGAGCCGTCGAACCCGGCGGTGGTCGTGGACGACGACGCCCTCGACGGCTATCTCGTCCCGGTGGTGTTGAACGCGGGCGACGTGGCGTGGGTGACGGGCGCGCACAAGGAGTGGGTCCGCATCGACACCATCGACTGGTCGCGCACGACGACGGAGGCCTACATCGTGTTGAACGAGGAGGCGTCGGTCGCGGAGTTGACGGACGCGGACTGCGAGCAGACGGCGGATGACGTCGCGGCATATGCGAAAGTCGCCGAGCGGATGCTCGGACAGGAGGTCGTCTACGTGGAGTACTCGGGGACGCTGGGCGACCCGGAGAAGGTCGCGGCCGCCCACGACGCTCTGGAGGAGGCGACGCTGTTCTACGGCGGCGGCGTCCACGACTACGACGACGCCTACCTGATGGGCCAGCGCTCGGACGTCGTCGTCGTCGGCGACCTCCTGCACGACGAGGGCGTGGAGGCGGTCCGCGAGACGGTGGAGGGCGCGCGCGACGGCAAAGCGGAGCAGTAGCCCGTCGGGCGCCGAGCGTCGCGGGTGCGCGACGGCCTCGCACACGCGCGGCGAAAGGCCGCAATTTAAGCGCGGGACGCCGGTAGTGGCGCGCATGGAGAACCGAACGTACACGGCCGACGCCGAGCCGGGCGACCACGTGACGGTCGCGGGCTGGGTGCACGAGGTCCGTGACCTCGGCGGCATCGCTTTCCTCATCCTCCGGGACACCTCCGGGAAGATCCAGGTGAAGTTCGAGAAGGACGAGATGGACGAGGAGCTCGTGGAGACGGGCCTCGGCGTCCACCGCGAGTCCGTCATCGCGGTGACGGGCGACGTCGAGGAGGAGGACCGCGCGCCCACGGGCGTCGAGATGCTCCCCGAGTCGGTGGACGTCCTGAACGAGGCGGACGCGGAGCTCCCGCTCGACCCCTCCGGGAAGGTCGACGCCGACCTCTCGACGCGCCTCGACAACCGCACGCTCGACCTCCGCAAGGAGGAGGTGCAGGCGGTCTTCGAGATCCGCGCGGAGATCCTGCGCGCGGTTCGCGACTACTTCCGCAGCATCGGGAGCACGGAGATCAACACGCCGAAGATCGTCGCCACGGGGACCGAGGGCGGCACGGAGCTCTTCCCGATCACGTACTTCGGCGAGGAGGCGTTCATGAACCAGAGCCCGCAGCTCTTCAAGCAGCTGATGGTCGGGAGCGGGCTGGAGCGCGTCTTCGAGGTCGGGCCCATCTTCCGCGCGGAGGAGCACAACACGCCCCGCCACCTGAACGAGGCGACGATGATCGACTTCGAGTCCGCGTTCATCGACCACGAGGAGGCGATGGACGTCTGTGAGGGCACCCTGAAGGCGGCCTACGAGGCCGTCGAGGAGAACTGCGCGGCGGAGCTCGAACTCCTCGGCTACGACGACTTCGCGTCGCCGGACGACGACTTCCCGCGTCTCACCTACGAGGAGGCCATCGAGCGCATCAACGCGACGGGCGAGCTCGACGAGCAGCTCGTCTGGGGCGACGACCTCTCGACGGAGGCCGAGCGCGCGCTCGGCGACGACGTCGGCGGGCACTACTTCATCACGGACTGGCCCTCCGAGATCAAGCCCTTCTACATCCAGGACTACGAGGACGACCCGGAGCTCTCGAAGGGCTTCGACCTGATGCATCCGCGCATGGAGCTCGTCTCCGGCGGACAGCGCGAGCACCGCTACGACGCGCTCGTCGAGGGGTTCCGCCAGCAGGGCCTCGACCCCGACCAGTTCGACTACTACACGAAGATGTTCAAGTACGGGATGCCGCCCCACGCGGGGTGGGCGTACGGCGTCGAGCGCCTCGTGATGACGATGCTCGACCTCGACAACATCCGGGAAGCGGTCCTCTTCCCGCGAGACCGACAGCGCCTGTCGCCGTAAGGCGACGGCGCTGTTCGGCGAGTGGGAGCAAGGAGTGAAGCGAAGCGGAACGACTGAGTTCCCGCGTGATCGGGAGCGGCTCTCGCCATAGGCGAGAACGCTGACGAGCGAGTGAGGCACGCGGAGCGTGTCTCACGTGATTGGCAGCGTCTGAGCCCGTAAGGGGAAGACTTTCCGGACGGGGAAGACGCGCCAGCGTCGTCCGTGATCGGCAACGGCTCTCGCCGTAGGCGAGAACGTCGACGAGCCAGTAGGGACACGCCGCACGTCGCGCGGTGTCGCCGTACCGTTTCGCCGACCGCGTGGGCGCGGACGACTGCTTCTCGAATCGTTTAACCGCGACGGTGCGGAAGGGTGGCGCAATGAGTGACGAGGCGACGGCGTTCGTCCCCGGGCACGTGACGGGGTTCTTCTCCGTACACCGCGCGGCGACGCCCGCGAAGGCGGGGTCGCGGGGCGGGGGGCTGACGCTGACGGACGGCGTGGACGTCCGCGTCGAGCGGGCGGACGAGCGACGGGTGACGCTGAACGGCCGGGAGACGTCCGTGCCGGCGGTCGAGTACGTCCTCGATGCGCTGGACGTGACGGCGGCGGTCGCGGCGGAGACGGCGCTCCCGGTCGGCGCGGGGTTCGGCGTCTCGGGCGGGATGGCGCTCGGGACGGCGCTCGCGGCGAACGAGGTGTTCGGCGCGGCGCGCACGGAGAACGACCTCGTGCGGGTCGCACACGAGGGCGAGGTGGAGGCCGGGACGGGGCTGGGCGACGTCGTCGCGCAGGCGCGCGGCGGCGTGCCGCTGCGTCTCGACCCGGGCGCGCCGCCGCACGGCGAGCTCGACGGCGTGCCGGCGGCCGCGCGCGTCGAGTACGTCTCGCTGGGCGAGCTCTCGACGGCGGACGTGCTCGAGGGGTCGACGGCGCGCCTCTCGACGGCGGGCGTACAGGCCCTCGAGGAGGTCCGCGAGGAGCCGACGCTCGCGACGTTCGTCGAGCGCTCGCGCTGGTTCGCGGAGCAGGCGGGCTTGCTGACGGACGAGGTGTCGGGCATCGTCGACGACGTCGTGGAGGCGGGTGGCGAGGCGTCGATGGCGATGCTCGGCCACACGGTGTTCGCGCTCGGGCACGGCCTGACGGACGCGGGCTACGACGCGGCGGCGACGCGCGTCCACCCGGGTGGTGCGGGGTTGACTGCGGCGGACGGAGCGAACGGTGCAGGCGAGCGCGGCGAGTAGGTTGACTACGGGCGTGGAGACGCGGCGTTTTTGGCGCGAGCGCGTCGAGTGAGGGTATGAGCGACGAGGTCGAGGTCCCGGAGGACCACCCGCGGTATCAGTCACTGCTGACGCGCCACCGCATCGAGGCGGGCGTGGAGAAGGGGATCACGAGCCAGCAGGGGTTGATCGCGGAGGGGCGCGGCGAGGCCTTCGATTACCTGCTGGGCGAGGAGACGATTCCGAGCGCCGAGGAGGCCGAGCGGGTCGCGGCGGCCCACTTCCTGCTCGCGGAGCACCCGGTCATCAGCGTGAACGGGAACGTCGCGGCGCTCGTGCCCGAGGCGGTCGTCGACCTCGCCGAGGCGACGGGCGCGGACGTCGAGGTGAACCTCTTCGGGCGGACGGAGGAGCGGGTGCGGGCGATCGCCGAGCACTTGCGCGAGCACGGCGCAGAGGACGTGAAGGGCGTGACGGCGGACGCGCGCATCCCCGGCCTGTCGCACGAGCGCGCGAAGGTGGATTCCGACGGCATCTACGACGCGGACGTGGTGCTCGTGCCGCTGGAGGACGGCGACCGCGCGGAGGCGCTCGGGGAGATGGGGAAGACGGAGGTCGTGATCGACCTGAACCCGCTCTCGCGGAGCGCGCAGACGGCGACGGTGCCGATCATCGACAACGTCGTGCGCGCGGTTCCGAACATCGCGGCGCAGGCCCGCGACCTCCGGGGGGCGTCCCGGGAGGAACTGGAGGCGATCGTGGAGGGGTTCGACCGCGAGGCCGCCTTAGCGGCGGCGGAGCGTCGCTTGCGTGAGGGGTCGCTCGACCGCGACGGGGAGGCGGGACGCGACGGAGCGGAGTGAGTCGCGGGCGAGACGGTGTGTGCGGTGGACGAGCACGCTGGTTGCGGGATACCGTCGCACACCGCAACCGCTAAGTTGTTTTAGGCCAGCCTAAAAGATATGCGTCGGAGCAGCATCCGGGAGGTGGCGTAGATGGTCGGACGGACGCTCGACGAGATACGGCAGCGTCTCGACGGGCACGCGACCCGCGACGGGCGCTACTATCTCGCGTGCGCCCGGACCGGCGAGCGCCCCGTACCGTCGGGCGACCGGCGCTTCCCCGACCGGGAGAGCGCCGCGCGCGCCGCCGACCTCGTCGACGCCTACCGCGACGAGCTCCGCCAGTACGATCCGCGACTCCCGCACTACGACGTCATCGTCCGCGAGCTCCCCGCGCCGGCGGCCGAGCGCGACGTCGTCGCGCCCGCGTCACCCTCGCGGAGCGAGTTCTGTCACGAGGTCGCGGCCGCCGTCTTCGAGACGCTCTCCGGGGGTGGGTTTCGCGACGCCGAGCGCGCCGTCATGGACGCCTACCTCGACGCCGCCGAGACCGTCACCGACCCGGACGACCTCTGTCTGCTCCTCCTGCGAAGCATGGGCGCGGTGCTGGACGCGACGCTCGATGACCACGAACAGGAGGTCGTGCTGAACCGCGCGGCCGGCCGACTCACACCAACCGGCGGGCGTGACGACGCCCTCGTGAGTAGCCTCACGAGCGTCGCGGACGCCGGG encodes:
- a CDS encoding 4-phosphopantoate--beta-alanine ligase, whose protein sequence is MSDEVEVPEDHPRYQSLLTRHRIEAGVEKGITSQQGLIAEGRGEAFDYLLGEETIPSAEEAERVAAAHFLLAEHPVISVNGNVAALVPEAVVDLAEATGADVEVNLFGRTEERVRAIAEHLREHGAEDVKGVTADARIPGLSHERAKVDSDGIYDADVVLVPLEDGDRAEALGEMGKTEVVIDLNPLSRSAQTATVPIIDNVVRAVPNIAAQARDLRGASREELEAIVEGFDREAALAAAERRLREGSLDRDGEAGRDGAE
- a CDS encoding DUF7551 domain-containing protein; this encodes MVGRTLDEIRQRLDGHATRDGRYYLACARTGERPVPSGDRRFPDRESAARAADLVDAYRDELRQYDPRLPHYDVIVRELPAPAAERDVVAPASPSRSEFCHEVAAAVFETLSGGGFRDAERAVMDAYLDAAETVTDPDDLCLLLLRSMGAVLDATLDDHEQEVVLNRAAGRLTPTGGRDDALVSSLTSVADAGLIEDYRVEDDADDAGAYTVELDGYALGQREHVLTLPVAVELLRRRPGTDVQFTPVEGDRPGFRVALADRTRHQPRGLFRVAAP